A window of the Brassica oleracea var. oleracea cultivar TO1000 chromosome C1, BOL, whole genome shotgun sequence genome harbors these coding sequences:
- the LOC106307295 gene encoding probable UMP-CMP kinase 2, with product MWRRVASLSPMISSSSPSRSLARNQAAFGLNIRESFATEISKPEEGAKSPFITFVLGGPGSGKGTQCEKIVETFGLTHLSAGDLLRREIAMHTKNGDMILNLIKDGKIVPSEVTVKLLQKELESSNSSKFLIDGFPRTEENRVAFERIVGADPDVVLFFDCPEEEMVKRVLNRNQGRVDDNITTMKKRLKIFEALNRPVIDYYKNKGKLYTINAVGTVDDIFKQVLPIFTPFEEQLKQSRHVNPKSPLVENSS from the exons ATGTGGAGACGCGTGGCATCACTTTCTCCGATGATTTCTTCATCATCTCCGTCTCGATCCCTTGCGCGTAACCAG GCAGCTTTTGGGCTCAACATTCGAGAATCATTTGCAACGGAGATTAGTAAACCG GAGGAAGGGGCGAAATCTCCATTCATTACGTTTGTACTAG GAGGACCTGGAAGTGGGAAAGGAACGCAATGTGAAAAGATTGTTGAGACCTTTGGATTGACACATCTCAGTGCTGGAGATTTGCTCAGGAGAGAGATCGCTATGCACACTAAAAACGG GGATATGATTCTGAACTTGATTAAAGATGGGAAAATTGTTCCTTCTGAAGTTACTGTGAAGCTATTACAGAAGGAGCTGGAGTCGAGTAACAGTTCCAAGTTTCTCATTGATGGGTTTCCACGAACTGAGGAGAATCGTGTTGCTTTTGAGCGCATT GTAGGAGCCGACCCGGACGTAGTTCTGTTCTTCGATTGCCCTGAAGAAGAGATGGTGAAACGAGTCTTGAATCGTAACCAG GGCCGAGTTGATGATAATATAACTACAATGAAGAAGCGTCTGAAAATCTTTGAGGCCTTAAATCGTCCTGTCATTGACTACTACAAAAACAAAGGAAAACTCTACACA ATTAACGCAGTAGGAACAGTAGATGACATATTCAAACAAGTTCTACCTATTTTCACTCCATTTGAAGAG CAATTGAAGCAGAGTCGCCACGTAAATCCAAAGTCTCCTTTGGTAGAAAATTCTTCTTAA
- the LOC106301272 gene encoding 21 kDa protein-like yields the protein MLRLVILSLTLIVLINSSNIPGTTATPPAKYQNYKTYVKTACNSATYPTMCYNSLSSYSSTIKSDPIKLCITSLNINLKSAKKASSVVSSLLKKAKAASSPEVPILKDCLEEMKDTVDELKQATAEMKNLNGGGISKEEHLRNVKTWVSSALTDESTCTDELEEGEVNADTKKKVKKAVSELSWTTSNTLALMTNYLGY from the coding sequence ATGTTGCGTTTAGTCATACTCTCTTTAACTCTCATTGTTCTCATCAACTCATCAAACATCCCGGGAACAACAGCAACCCCACCAGCCAAATACCAAAACTACAAAACATACGTAAAAACAGCATGCAACTCAGCAACATACCCTACAATGTGCTACAACTCATTGTCCTCCTACTCATCAACCATCAAATCCGACCCAATCAAACTCTGCATAACATCTCTCAACATCAACCTTAAATCCGCCAAAAAAGCCTCGTCCGTCGTCTCTAGCCTTCTCAAAAAGGCCAAAGCAGCCTCCAGCCCTGAGGTTCCGATCCTCAAGGACTGCCTTGAGGAGATGAAGGATACTGTCGACGAGCTCAAGCAAGCGACAGCCGAGATGAAGAATCTAAACGGCGGAGGAATCTCAAAGGAGGAGCATCTAAGGAACGTGAAAACGTGGGTGAGCTCGGCGTTGACAGACGAGAGCACGTGTACAGACGAGTTAGAGGAAGGAGAAGTGAATGCGGACACGAAGAAGAAGGTAAAGAAAGCTGTTTCTGAGCTTTCATGGACTACAAGCAATACTTTGGCCCTGATGACTAATTACCTAGGTTACTGA
- the LOC106307328 gene encoding uncharacterized protein C227.17c-like isoform X2, whose product MSTEMEEYSAVRRRVSCTKYFDALWFCYSPYYQMQQYYRVGKLDDCTKKFSALFDCLSLKTKSASEAEKIMEEQEKADAAKHIWIMRTQEEASSHWNETFGHLDDPNY is encoded by the exons ATGAGCACGGAGATGGAGGAATATTCAGCTGTGCGGCGGCGCGTGTCCTGCACTAAATACTTCGACGCTCTGTGGTTCTGCTACT CACCATATTACCAGATGCAGCAGTACTACCGGGTTGGAAAACTTGATGATTGTACTAAGAAGTTCTCTGCTCTCTTTGATTGTCTTTCCTTAAAGACAAAAAGTGCTTCGGAAGCCGAG AAAATTATGGAAGAGCAAGAGAAGGCAGACGCAGCAAAACATATATGGATTATGCGGACGCAGGAAGAAGCTTCAAGTCATTGGAACGAGACTTTCGGGCATTTGGATGATCCCAATTATTAG
- the LOC106307321 gene encoding protein SRG1-like — protein MEAKRGIQWSSIIVPSVQEMVEENLITTVPPRYLRFDLDKAEIDSDLRTEIPIIDMNLLCSSTSMDSEIDKLDFACKEWGFFQLINHGMDSSSLEKIKSEVQDFFNLPMEEKRKLRQRPGEIEGFGQAFVVSEEQKLDWGDMFLLTMQPIHLRKPHLFPKLPPPFRDALEKYSSEVKSIAKILLANMARALKIKPDEMEYLFGDDLGQKLRMNYYPPCPEPDKVYGLTPHSDATGLTILLQVNEVEGLQIKKNGKWVSVKPLPNAFVVNIGDMLEMITNGAYKSIEHRGVVNSEKERLSVATFHNTGTGKEIGPLRSLVERQKGACFRTVTPEEYFKGLASRELDGKAFLDVWRI, from the exons ATGGAAGCCAAGAGAGGCATCCAGTGGAGCTCCATTATAGTTCCTTCTGTTCAAGAGATGGTGGAGGAGAACCTGATCACCACGGTTCCACCGAGGTACCTACGGTTTGATCTAGACAAAGCTGAGATCGACAGTGATTTAAGAACCGAGATCCCAATCATCGACATGAACCTTTTGTGTTCTTCAACCTCCATGGATTCAGAGATTGACAAGCTCGACTTTGCATGCAAAGAGTGGGGATTTTTCCAG CTTATAAACCATGGAATGGACTCAAGTTCCTTGGAAAAAATCAAGTCAGAGGTTCAAGATTTCTTCAACCTTCCCATGGAAGAGAAGAGGAAACTCCGGCAACGACCAGGTGAGATCGAAGGGTTTGGACAAGCTTTTGTGGTTTCAGAGGAGCAGAAACTCGACTGGGGAGACATGTTCCTCCTCACAATGCAACCTATTCATTTACGCAAGCCTCACTTGTTCCCCAAGTTACCTCCTCCCTTTAG AGATGCACTAGAGAAGTACTCATCTGAAGTGAAAAGCATAGCTAAGATCTTACTAGCGAACATGGCAAGAGCCCTGAAGATCAAACCTGATGAAATGGAGTACTTGTTTGGCGACGACTTAGGACAGAAACTGAGGATGAATTACTACCCTCCCTGTCCGGAGCCGGATAAGGTTTATGGTCTAACTCCTCATTCAGATGCTACAGGACTCACCATCCTTTTGCAGGTGAATGAAGTGGAAGGTCTCCAGATCAAGAAAAATGGCAAGTGGGTTTCAGTCAAACCTCTCCCAAATGCGTTTGTTGTGAATATTGGAGACATGTTAGAG ATGATAACGAATGGGGCATACAAAAGTATAGAGCATCGTGGGGTTGTGAACTCAGAGAAGGAGAGGCTTTCTGTGGCGACGTTTCATAATACGGGAACGGGTAAAGAGATTGGGCCGTTGAGAAGTCTCGTTGAAAGGCAAAAGGGTGCATGTTTCAGAACAGTGACCCCTGAAGAGTATTTCAAGGGCTTGGCCTCTCGTGAGTTAGATGGAAAAGCTTTTCTTGATGTTTGGAGAATCTAA
- the LOC106307341 gene encoding AT-hook motif nuclear-localized protein 3-like, producing the protein MEEREGTNNNTTSLNHQAAAAYPMDPPRPDNPNPFSAPPTTSSVGNAAPPFSLTMPTETASSEQKKKRGRPRKYNPDGTLAVTLSPMPISSSVQLTSGLPPRKRGRGRGRSSQWLKKPEMFQFDRSPVETSFAGVGTAADFVGANFTPHMLTVNAGEDVTMKIMTFSQQGSRAICILSANGLISNVTLRQTTTSGGTLTYEGRFEILSLTGLFMQTDSGGTRSRAGGMSVCLAGPDGRVFGGGLAGLFLAAGPVQVMVATFVAAQEQSHLQLAKERRQRFGAQPPPSISFNITAEERKARFERLNNSVTVPAPTPSFPHDNTGNAVHSYYTNSVNHVKDPFSSIQGGGGGGGGGEDEGEEDEGDGDELEGEDEEFGESDNEIPS; encoded by the exons ATGGAGGAGAGAGAAGGAACCAACAACAACACCACCAGCTTGAACCACCAAGCTGCTGCTGCTTACCCGATGGACCCACCACGACCCGATAACCCTAACCCGTTCTCGGCCCCACCCACCACTTCTTCTGTTGGGAATGCTGCTCCTCCGTTCAGCTTAACAATGCCGACGGAGACAGCGTCCTCCGAGCAGAAGAAGAAGAGAGGGAGGCCGAGAAAGTATAATCCCGACGGGACTCTCGCAGTGACTCTTTCCCCGATGCCAATCTCCTCCTCTGTTCAGTTGACGTCGGGGTTACCTCCTAGGAAGCGAGGAAGAGGGCGTGGCAGGTCTAGTCAATGGCTTAAGAAGCCTGAGATGTTCCAATTCGACAGAAGTCCTG TTGAAACCAGTTTTGCAGGTGTAGGAACTGCGGCAGATTTTGTCGGCGCTAACTTTACACCTCATATGCTCACAGTTAACGCAGGAGAG GATGTGACGATGAAGATAATGACATTCTCTCAACAAGGATCTCGTGCTATCTGCATCCTTTCAGCAAACGGTCTCATCTCCAATGTTACGCTGCGTCAAACTACTACATCCGGGGGTACTCTAACTTACGAG GGTCGTTTTGAGATACTCTCTTTGACGGGTTTGTTTATGCAAACTGACTCTGGAGGGACTCGAAGTAGAGCTGGTGGTATGAGTGTTTGTCTTGCAGGACCAGATGGTCGTGTCTTTGGTGGAGGACTCGCTGGTCTCTTTCTTGCTGCTGGTCCTGTCCAG GTTATGGTAGCGACTTTTGTAGCGGCTCAGGAGCAGTCACACCTACAGTTAGCAAAAGAAAGACGGCAAAGATTCGGAGCTCAACCACCACCTTCTATCTCCTTTAACATCACAGCAGAAGAAAGAAAAGCGAGATTCGAGAGGCTTAACAACTCTGTTACCGTACCTGCACCAACTCCTTCGTTTCCACATGATAACACAGGGAACGCGGTTCACAGTTACTACACAAACTCGGTTAACCACGTCAAGGATCCTTTCTCTTCCATCCAAGGAGGAGGAGGTGGTGGAGGAGGAGGAGAAGATGAGGGGGAAGAGGATGAAGGAGATGGCGATGAGTTAGAAGGTGAGGATGAAGAATTTGGAGAATCTGACAACGAGATTCCGAGCTGA
- the LOC106331737 gene encoding uncharacterized protein LOC106331737, with amino-acid sequence MGFQGTVKCNIGASWSEGSSSSGAAWILRDSNGSVMLHSRRQYSGIGSNREAEFWVILWAVEGMRSTNQQNITFEADFEQARVVFLNPNRFPSLRSLSSTILALLSDLESWRFAHVNTSRNFPATRIAASVTRDNRTQSYVARGGPYWLSQTLNEEKRLG; translated from the exons ATGGGTTTTCAG GGGACCGTGAAATGCAACATAGGAGCATCTTGGTCAGAAGGTTCATCATCTAGTGGAGCTGCATGGATCCTTAGAGACAGTAATGGCTCAGTGATGCTACATAGTCGTAGACAATATTCTGGCATTGGGTCTAATAGAGAAGCGGAATTCTGGGTTATACTATGGGCAGTAGAGGGTATGAGAAGCACTAACCAACAGAACATTACTTTTGAGGCGGATTTCGAACAAGCGAGAGTGGTATTCCTCAATCCTAATAGATTTCCGTCACTAAGAAGCCTCTCCTCTACAATTCTAGCCCTGTTGAGTGACTTGGAATCGTGGCGTTTTGCACACGTAAACACTTCAAGGAACTTCCCTGCAACTAGGATCGCTGCTAGTGTGACGAGAGATAATCGAACACAGTCCTACGTTGCTAGAGGAGGTCCTTACTGGCTCTCCCAAACGCTCAACGAAGAGAAGCGACTTGGTTAA
- the LOC106301721 gene encoding 21 kDa protein-like, with protein MLRLLKLSLALISLINSSNIPITTATPPGINQNDKTFVQTACNSTPYPTMCYYSLSSYSSTIKSDPIKLCLTALSVNLKSAKSASSIVSSLLKKVASSPEVPTILKDCLKEMKDTADELKQVFAEIINAGRISKGEIERKLETWESSAATDLIPCIKKFEEARENVEIKMVEKAVSELSMTTSNTLALMTRYLRF; from the coding sequence ATGTTGCGCCTTCTGAAACTCTCTCTAGCTCTCATTTCTCTCATCAACTCATCAAACATCCCGATAACAACAGCAACTCCACCAGGCATAAACCAAAACGACAAAACGTTCGTTCAAACCGCATGCAACTCAACACCATACCCTACAATGTGCTACTACTCATTGTCCTCCTACTCTTCAACCATCAAATCCGACCCCATCAAACTTTGCTTAACAGCGCTCAGCGTCAACCTCAAATCCGCCAAAAGTGCCTCGTCCATCGTCTCTAGCCTTCTCAAAAAGGTCGCCTCCAGCCCTGAGGTTCCGACTATCCTCAAGGACTGCCTGAAGGAGATGAAGGATACCGCCGACGAGCTCAAGCAAGTGTTCGCCGAGATCATCAACGCCGGAAGAATCTCAAAGGGGGAGATCGAAAGGAAGTTGGAAACGTGGGAGAGCTCGGCGGCGACAGACTTGATCCCGTGTATTAAAAAGTTCGAGGAAGCAAGAGAGAATGTGGAGATAAAGATGGTGGAGAAAGCTGTATCTGAGCTTTCAATGACTACAAGCAATACTTTGGCCCTTATGACCAGATACCTGCGTTTCTGA
- the LOC106307312 gene encoding protein SRG1-like: MEAKGGIQWSSIIVPSVQEMVEENLISTVPPRYVRSDLDKAEIDSDLTTEIPIIDMNLLYSSTSMDSEIDKLDSACKEWGFFQLINHGIDSSFLDKIKSEIQDFFNLPMTEKKNLWQRPGEIEGFGQAFVVSEEQKLDWGDMFFITMQPVHLRKPHLFPKLGPPFRDTLEKYSDEVKSIAKILLAKMARALEIKPEEMEYLFSDDLGQKLRMNYYPPCPEPDQVIGLTPHSDATGLTILLQMNEVEGLQIKKNGKWVSVKPLQDAFVVNIGDMLEMITNGTYKSIEHRGVVNSEKERLSMATFHNTGTGKEIGPLRSLVERQKGACFRTVTPEEYFKGLASLELDGKAFLDVWRI; this comes from the exons ATGGAAGCCAAGGGAGGTATCCAGTGGAGCTCCATCATAGTTCCTTCTGTTCAAGAGATGGTGGAGGAGAACCTCATCAGCACGGTTCCTCCGAGGTATGTACGGTCTGATCTAGACAAAGCTGAGATCGACAGTGATTTAACAACCGAGATCCCAATCATCGACATGAACCTTTTGTATTCTTCAACCTCCATGGATTCAGAGATCGACAAGCTCGACTCTGCATGCAAAGAGTGGGGATTTTTCCAG CTTATAAACCATGGAATAGACTCAAGTTTCTTGGACAAGATCAAGTCAGAGATTCAAGACTTCTTCAACCTTCCCATGACAGAGAAGAAGAACCTCTGGCAACGACCAGGTGAGATAGAAGGGTTTGGACAAGCTTTTGTGGTTTCAGAGGAACAGAAACTGGACTGGGGAGACATGTTCTTCATCACCATGCAACCTGTTCATTTACGCAAGCCTCACTTGTTTCCCAAGTTAGGTCCTCCCTTCAG AGATACACTAGAGAAGTATTCAGATGAAGTGAAAAGCATAGCTAAGATCTTATTAGCGAAAATGGCAAGAGCCCTGGAGATCAAACCTGAGGAAATGGAATACTTGTTTAGTGACGACTTAGGACAGAAGCTGAGGATGAACTACTACCCTCCTTGTCCTGAACCGGACCAGGTTATTGGTCTAACTCCACATTCAGATGCTACAGGACTCACCATCCTCTTGCAGATGAATGAAGTGGAAGGTCTCCAGATCAAGAAAAATGGAAAGTGGGTTTCAGTCAAACCTCTACAAGATGCTTTCGTTGTCAATATTGGAGACATGTTAGAG ATGATAACGAATGGGACATACAAAAGCATAGAGCATCGCGGGGTTGTGAACTCAGAGAAGGAGAGGCTTTCTATGGCGACGTTTCACAATACGGGAACGGGTAAAGAGATTGGTCCGTTGAGAAGTCTCGTTGAAAGGCAAAAGGGTGCATGTTTCAGAACCGTGACCCCTGAAGAGTATTTCAAGGGCTTGGCCTCCCTTGAGCTCGATGGGAAAGCTTTCCTTGATGTTTGGAGAATCTAA
- the LOC106307288 gene encoding pentatricopeptide repeat-containing protein At4g25270, chloroplastic encodes MVSIVYRPSFCYPTISSSSMKKKPRHYEQLKLKQIQDNNNNGFTSLSLSKSSPTPVLVGKQPIQRTKLEALDSVITELETSARKGITITEPEIFASLLETCYTLRAIHHGARVHRLIPAYLLRDNLGVSSKLVRLYASCGYAEVAHEVFDQMSKRKSSAFAWNSLISGYAESGQHEDAMAIYFQMAEDGVKPDRFTFPRVLKACGGIGSIQIGEAIHRDLVKEGFGHDVYVLNALVDMYAKCGDIVKARNVFDMIPHKDYVSWNSMLTSYLHHGLLHEAVHIFRLMVRDGVEPDKVAISSVLARVLSLKHGRQLHGWVIRRGMECELSVANALIVLYSKTGQLSQACFVFDQMLERDIVSWNAIISAHSKDSNGLKYFEEMQRANVRPDVITFVSVLSLCANTGMVEDGERIFSLMSKEYGINPKMEHYACMVNLYGRAGMMQEAYSMIVREMGFEAGPTVWGALLYACYLHGNADIGEVAAQRLFELEPDNEHNFELLMRIYSKARRIQDVERVRQMMVDRGLET; translated from the coding sequence ATGGTGAGTATCGTATACAGACCAAGCTTCTGTTATCCAACCATATCGTCTTCTTCGATGAAAAAGAAGCCCAGACACTACGAACAGTTGAAGCTAAAACAAATCCAAGACAACAACAACAATGGATTCACTTCCCTCTCCTTGTCCAAATCATCTCCCACTCCTGTCTTGGTCGGAAAACAACCCATTCAACGGACCAAACTCGAAGCCTTAGACTCCGTCATTACAGAACTCGAAACCTCCGCTCGAAAAGGCATCACAATCACCGAACCAGAGATCTTCGCTTCTCTTCTCGAGACATGCTACACCTTGAGAGCCATCCACCACGGCGCTAGAGTTCACCGCCTCATACCCGCATACCTCTTACGCGACAACCTGGGCGTTTCATCGAAGCTCGTCAGGCTATACGCCTCTTGCGGCTACGCGGAGGTTGCACACGAGGTGTTCGATCAAATGTCCAAGAGAAAATCATCAGCTTTTGCTTGGAACTCTCTCATCTCAGGCTACGCGGAATCAGGCCAGCACGAAGACGCCATGGCTATCTACTTCCAGATGGCTGAAGACGGCGTTAAACCAGACCGGTTCACTTTCCCACGAGTCTTGAAAGCTTGTGGAGGAATCGGTTCTATTCAGATCGGAGAAGCGATTCACCGTGATCTGGTTAAAGAAGGTTTCGGACACGATGTCTATGTCCTCAATGCTCTTGTTGATATGTATGCTAAATGCGGCGACATTGTTAAAGCAAGGAATGTTTTCGACATGATTCCTCACAAAGACTATGTTTCGTGGAACTCGATGTTGACTAGCTACCTTCATCATGGGTTGTTACACGAGGCTGTGCATATTTTTCGTTTGATGGTTCGAGATGGGGTTGAGCCTGATAAGGTCGCTATATCTAGTGTTCTAGCTCGTGTTTTGTCTTTAAAACATGGACGTCAGCTACATGGATGGGTGATCAGGCGAGGAATGGAGTGTGAGTTATCCGTTGCGAATGCTTTGATTGTTCTCTACTCCAAAACGGGACAATTAAGTCAAGCCTGCTTCGTATTTGATCAGATGCTCGAGAGAGATATTGTATCTTGGAATGCTATTATCTCTGCTCACTCTAAAGATTCTAATGGTTTGAAGTATTTTGAGGAGATGCAGCGTGCTAATGTTAGACCCGATGTTATCACGTTCGTCTCGGTTCTATCGCTCTGTGCTAATACAGGAATGGTCGAAGATGGAGAGAGAATATTCTCTTTGATGTCGAAAGAATACGGGATAAACCCGAAGATGGAACACTATGCGTGTATGGTGAATCTCTACGGAAGAGCAGGGATGATGCAGGAGGCTTACTCAATGATTGTTCGAGAGATGGGATTTGAGGCTGGTCCAACTGTTTGGGGAGCTTTGTTATACGCTTGTTACCTCCATGGGAATGCAGATATAGGAGAGGTTGCTGCTCAGCGTCTTTTCGAGCTAGAACCTGATAACGAACACAATTTCGAGCTGTTGATGAGGATTTATAGCAAGGCAAGGAGAATACAAGATGTTGAGAGAGTGAGGCAGATGATGGTAGATCGAGGATTGGAGACATAA
- the LOC106307328 gene encoding uncharacterized protein LOC106307328 isoform X1: protein MSTEMEEYSAVRRRVSCTKYFDALWFCYWISRCSNITSNGDETEQAPYYQMQQYYRVGKLDDCTKKFSALFDCLSLKTKSASEAEKIMEEQEKADAAKHIWIMRTQEEASSHWNETFGHLDDPNY from the exons ATGAGCACGGAGATGGAGGAATATTCAGCTGTGCGGCGGCGCGTGTCCTGCACTAAATACTTCGACGCTCTGTGGTTCTGCTACT GGATATCTAGATGCTCCAACATAACCAGCAATGGCGATGAGACAGAACAAG CACCATATTACCAGATGCAGCAGTACTACCGGGTTGGAAAACTTGATGATTGTACTAAGAAGTTCTCTGCTCTCTTTGATTGTCTTTCCTTAAAGACAAAAAGTGCTTCGGAAGCCGAG AAAATTATGGAAGAGCAAGAGAAGGCAGACGCAGCAAAACATATATGGATTATGCGGACGCAGGAAGAAGCTTCAAGTCATTGGAACGAGACTTTCGGGCATTTGGATGATCCCAATTATTAG
- the LOC106307304 gene encoding 21 kDa protein, translating into MTKSIAPSLILFVLYASTAAIAMARNLGEEYSDDTEFVKASCETTTYPELCFQSLSSYASEIKKRPRQLAETALAVSLARAKSAKTYVSDMSDYKGITERQHEAVSDCIEEMGDTVDRLRSSLKELKHLEEGESGEDFWLCLGNVRTWTSAALTDETTCLDGFGGKAMDGELKSLIREHILRVAQDTSNALALINVFASKH; encoded by the coding sequence ATGACAAAAAGTATAGCTCCTTCTCTGATTCTCTTTGTTCTGTATGCGTCCACCGCAGCTATAGCCATGGCCAGAAACCTTGGAGAGGAATATAGCGATGATACAGAGTTCGTGAAAGCCTCCTGTGAGACAACAACGTACCCGGAACTATGCTTTCAGTCTCTGTCTTCATACGCAAGCGAGATCAAGAAGCGGCCTCGTCAGCTCGCTGAGACAGCGCTTGCTGTTAGCTTGGCCCGAGCAAAGTCAGCCAAAACCTATGTCTCGGACATGAGTGACTATAAAGGAATCACAGAGAGGCAGCACGAGGCCGTCTCGGACTGTATAGAAGAGATGGGAGATACTGTTGACAGGTTGAGAAGTTCGCTGAAGGAACTGAAGCATCTGGAGGAAGGCGAAAGCGGGGAAGACTTCTGGTTGTGTCTGGGCAATGTCCGGACATGGACAAGTGCGGCTCTGACGGATGAGACAACGTGTCTTGATGGGTTTGGAGGGAAAGCCATGGATGGAGAGCTGAAAAGCTTAATCAGAGAACACATTCTGCGTGTGGCACAAGATACGAGCAATGCATTGGCTTTGATCAATGTCTTTGCTTCCAAGCATTGA
- the LOC106324569 gene encoding monocopper oxidase-like protein SKS1: protein MATVSLRFFSSSPSSALASLLCFLLLSGVSFAADPFVSYDFKVSYITASPLGVPQQVIAVNGQFPGPLLNATTNYNVVVRVFNNLDESLLLTWSGIQMRRNSWQDGVLGTNCPIPPRWNFTYQFQVKDQIGSFFYSPSLNFQRASGGFGPVVVNNRNIIPIPFPQPDGEIIFMIGDWYTQDHKALRKILDSGKELGMPDGVLINGKGPYKYNSSVPDGIEYLTAHVDPGKTYRIRVHNVGISTSLNFRIQNHNLLLVETDGHYTSQTNFTDFDIHVGQSYSFLVTMDQNATSDYYIVASARFVNETVWQRVTGVAILHYSNSNGPASGPLPVPKTDVSAPWSAMTQPRAIRQNTSASGARPNPQGSFHYGQINITNTYILRSLPPTMINGSLRATLNGISFVHPITPVRLADRYKVKGAYKLDFPDRPIDSRPPRLDISMINATYKGFIQVVFQNNDTKMQSFHVDGYTFFVVGMDFGVWSEDKKGSYNNYDAISRSTIEVYPGGWTAGLISLDNVGVWNIRVENLDRWYLGEETYMRIINPEENGQTEMDPPGNVLYCGALRNMQKDQHHSAATSILNGHLKLMFSMLMALLALVFTF from the exons ATGGCGACGGTCTCTCTCCGCTTCTTCTCTTCTTCTCCTTCTTCCGCGCTCGCTTCCCTCCTCTGCTTCCTTCTTCTCTCCGGCGTGTCTTTCGCGGCGGATCCTTTCGTCTCCTACGACTTCAAAGTCTCTTACATCACAGCTTCCCCTCTCGGCGTCCCTCAACAG GTGATAGCGGTCAATGGGCAGTTTCCAGGACCTCTGCTTAATGCTACGACCAACTACAATGTTGTTGTTAGAGTCTTCAATAATTTGGATGAGTCTCTTCTCTTGACTTG GTCTGGCATCCAAATGCGTCGTAACTCGTGGCAAGACGGTGTTCTCGGCACAAACTGCCCTATCCCTCCCAGATGGAACTTCACTTACCAGTTTCAAGTCAAGGACCAAATCGGAAGCTTCTTCTACTCTCCCTCCCTCAACTTTCAGAGAGCGTCTGGTGGTTTTGGTCCCGTTGTGGTTAATAACAGGAACATTATTCCCATCCCTTTCCCACAGCCTGACGGAGAGATCATCTTCATGATTGGTGATTGGTACACTCAGGACCATAAA GCATTGAGGAAGATACTTGACTCTGGGAAAGAACTTGGGATGCCTGATGGAGTCCTCATCAATGGGAAGGGTCCTTACAAGTACAACAGTAGTGTACCTGATGGTATTGAGTACTTGACCGCTCATGTTGATCCAG GGAAGACATACAGAATCCGTGTTCACAACGTTGGGATCTCGACAAGCCTCAACTTCAGGATTCAGAACCACAACTTGCTTCTGGTGGAAACAGACGGTCACTACACCTCGCAGACGAACTTCACCGACTTCGATATTCACGTAGGACAGTCGTATTCGTTCCTGGTAACAATGGACCAAAACGCCACGAGTGACTACTACATTGTCGCCAGCGCTAGGTTTGTGAACGAAACCGTGTGGCAGAGAGTCACTGGCGTCGCCATTCTCCATTACTCTAACTCCAATGGACCTGCTTCTGGTCCTTTGCCAGTTCCAAAAACAGATGTCTCTGCTCCCTGGTCGGCTATGACCCAGCCAAGGGCCATTAGGCAAAACACATCAGCTAGTGGAGCTCGTCCGAACCCTCAGGGATCATTTCACTACGGTCAGATAAACATCACCAACACATACATCTTGAGAAGCTTGCCTCCGACAATGATCAACGGGTCGCTTCGTGCTACGCTCAACGGGATTTCGTTTGTGCATCCAATCACTCCTGTGAGGCTTGCGGATCGTTATAAAGTGAAAGGAGCTTATAAGCTGGACTTTCCCGACAGACCTATTGATAGTAGACCTCCTCGTTTGGATATATCTATGATCAACGCAACGTACAAGGGGTTTATACAAGTTGTTTTCCAGAACAATGACACTAAGATGCAGAGCTTCCATGTTGATGGCTATACGTTTTTCGTTGTTGG GATGGACTTTGGTGTTTGGTCTGAAGACAAGAAGGGTTCGTATAACAATTATGATGCCATCTCAAGAAGCACAATAGAG GTTTACCCAGGGGGATGGACGGCTGGACTTATTTCACTTGATAACGTCGGAGTGTGGAACATCAGAGTGGAGAATCTTGACAGATGGTATCTTGGTGAAGAAACTTACATGAGGATCATAAACCCTGAGGAGAATGGCCAGACAGAGATGGATCCCCCTGGCAATGTCCTTTACTGTGGTGCTCTAAGGAACATGCAGAA GGATCAACACCATTCGGCTGCAACATCTATATTAAATGGACACTTGAAGCTAATGTTTAGCATGCTAATGGCATTGTTGGCCTTGGTTTTCACCTTTTGA